The sequence GCGACCGCGTACACCCGGGTCAGCGAGCCGGGCTTGGCGAAGGGCACCTCGCGTTCGGCGGTGCCGCCGCGCAGCGAGCTCGCCAGCTCCTTGCGCTGCTCGTCGCTCATGACGTCGAGGGTGACCTCCACACGGGAGACGCCCTCCACGCGCGAGACCGCCTCCGTCACGTTCCTCGTGATCGTGTCGCGCATCGGGCAGCCGGAGACCGTGAGATACACCGTGACAGCGACTACACCGTCAGGATCGATCTCGACCGATTTCACCATGCCCAGCTCGGTGATCGGGCGGTGGATCTCCGGGTCGTTCACTGTCGCCAGTGCTTCACGCACCGCGTCTTCCGTAGCCATACCGACGATGTTACGGCGCCCGGCCCTACGGGCGGGTAGCCCGTCAGCGGTCGCCTTCGTCACTCTCGGATCCGAGGAGGATCCGGCGGTCCTCCATGTCCCTCACCATGTCCTGGAGCTCCGAGCGGATCCAGTCCCGGGTGGCGACCTCGCCGAGGCCCATCCGCAGCGCCGCGATCTCCCGGCTGAGGTACTCGGTGTCGGCGATGGAGCGCTCGTTCTGCTTGCGGTCCTGCTCGTGGGTGACCCGGTCCCGGTCGTCCTGCCGGTTCTGCGCCAGCAGGATCAGCGGGGCCGCGTACGACGCCTGGAGCGAGAGCATCAGGGTCAGGAAGATGAACGGGTACTCGTCCCACCGCATGTCCTTGGGCGCCCAGACGTTCCACGCCACCCAGACGATGATGATCAGCGTCATCCAGACGATGAACCGGCCCGTGCCGAGGAACCGCGCGATCCGCTCGGAGAACCGGCCGAACGCCTCGGGGTCGTACTCCGGCAGCAGCCTGCGCCGGGGCGACTTCGGCTGGTCGAGCCGGGTGCGCGGCGGACGCATCAGACCCGAGGCGCCCGTCGAGGCGGCCTTCGCCCGTTCCTCACGTTCGGCCATGGCGGATGCCCCCCTCGCCGTGGAAGTCGGTCTCGCGCCAGTCCTCGGGGAGCAGGTGGTCGAGTACGTCGTCCACCGTCACCGCGCCCAGCAGGGACCCGCTCTCGTCCACCACGGGCGCCGAGACCAGGTTGTACGCGGCCAGATAGCTGGTCACGGTCGGCAGCGGGGTGTCCGGCGGCAGCGGCACCAGGTCGCTGTCGACGATGGAGCTGACCAGGGTGAACGGCGGGTCGCGCAGCAGCCGCTGGAAGTGCACGGTGCCCAGGTACTTGCCGGTCGGCGTCTCGTCGGGTGAGCGGCACACGTACACCTGTGCGGCGAGCGCCGGGGACAGGTCCGACTGACGGACCCGGGCCAGCGCGTCGGCCACCGTGGCGTCCGGGCGCAGCACGATCGGCTCGGTCGTCATCAGACCGCCCGCCGTCCGCTCCTCGTACGCCATCAGCCGCCGTACGTCGGCGGCGTCGTCCGGCCGCATCAGGGTCAGCAGCCGCTCCTTGTCCTCCTCGGGCAGCTCCGAGAGCAGGTCGGCCGCGTCGTCCGGGTCCATCGCCTCCAGGACGTCGGCGGCCCGCTCCTCCTTGAGCTTGCCGAGGATCTCCACCTGGTCGTCCTCGGGCAGCTCCTCCAGGACGTCGGCGAGCCGGTCGTCGTCGAGAGCGGCGGCCACCTCGACGCGGCGCTTGGGGGAGAGGTGGTGCAGGGCGTTGGCGACGTCGGCGGGGCGCAGCCGTTCGAAGGTGGCGACCAGGTTCTCGGCGCCCTGCCCGTGCTCCTCCAGCGAGAAGCCGCTCACCGCCGACCACTCCACCGTCAACGTCTCGCCCTTGCGGCGCAGCGCACCGCCCCGCCCCTTACGGACGAAGTACTTGTCGATCTCCCAGTCCCGGCGGGCGGGCAGCTGCTGGATCGCCACGTCCAGGACGGTGACCTCCTCCTCGGTCTCCACCAGCCGCACCCGGCGGTCGAGGAACTCGCCGAGGACCAGCCGTTCGGTGGGCCGCTGTTCGAAGCGCCGCATGTTGACCACGCCGGTCGTGATGACCTGGCCCGACTCCACGCCCGTCACCCGGGTCATCGGCAGGAAGATCCGCCGCCGGCTGACCACCTCGACGACCAGACCCAGGATGCGCGGCGGCCGTCCGCCGACCCGCAACATCGCCACCAGATCGCGGACCCGGCCGACCTGGTCCCCGTTCGGATCGAACACGGGCACCCCGGCGAGGTGCGAGACGAAGACCCTGGGGGCTCCTGCCGCCATGCTCCGCCTCCTTCTCCCAAACAGCCGTACGCCGTGATCAGGCTAGCCCCTGCCGTCGTGGCCCGCCCCGGCGGACCCGT is a genomic window of Streptomyces sp. SID8374 containing:
- a CDS encoding DUF1003 domain-containing protein, which gives rise to MAEREERAKAASTGASGLMRPPRTRLDQPKSPRRRLLPEYDPEAFGRFSERIARFLGTGRFIVWMTLIIIVWVAWNVWAPKDMRWDEYPFIFLTLMLSLQASYAAPLILLAQNRQDDRDRVTHEQDRKQNERSIADTEYLSREIAALRMGLGEVATRDWIRSELQDMVRDMEDRRILLGSESDEGDR
- a CDS encoding CBS domain-containing protein, producing the protein MAAGAPRVFVSHLAGVPVFDPNGDQVGRVRDLVAMLRVGGRPPRILGLVVEVVSRRRIFLPMTRVTGVESGQVITTGVVNMRRFEQRPTERLVLGEFLDRRVRLVETEEEVTVLDVAIQQLPARRDWEIDKYFVRKGRGGALRRKGETLTVEWSAVSGFSLEEHGQGAENLVATFERLRPADVANALHHLSPKRRVEVAAALDDDRLADVLEELPEDDQVEILGKLKEERAADVLEAMDPDDAADLLSELPEEDKERLLTLMRPDDAADVRRLMAYEERTAGGLMTTEPIVLRPDATVADALARVRQSDLSPALAAQVYVCRSPDETPTGKYLGTVHFQRLLRDPPFTLVSSIVDSDLVPLPPDTPLPTVTSYLAAYNLVSAPVVDESGSLLGAVTVDDVLDHLLPEDWRETDFHGEGGIRHGRT